The Mastomys coucha isolate ucsf_1 unplaced genomic scaffold, UCSF_Mcou_1 pScaffold13, whole genome shotgun sequence genome has a window encoding:
- the Hdac3 gene encoding histone deacetylase 3 has translation MAKTVAYFYDPDVGNFHYGAGHPMKPHRLALTHSLVLHYGLYKKMIVFKPYQASQHDMCRFHSEDYIDFLQRVSPTNMQGFTKSLNAFNVGDDCPVFPGLFEFCSRYTGASLQGATQLNNKICDIAINWAGGLHHAKKFEASGFCYVNDIVIGILELLKYHPRVLYIDIDIHHGDGVQEAFYLTDRVMTVSFHKYGNYFFPGTGDMYEVGAESGRYYCLNVPLRDGIDDQSYKHLFQPVISQVVDFYQPTCIVLQCGADSLGCDRLGCFNLSIRGHGECVEYVKSFNIPLLVLGGGGYTVRNVARCWTYETSLLVEEAISEELPYSEYFEYFAPDFTLHPDVSTRIENQNSRQYLDQIRQTIFENLKMLNHAPSVQIHDVPADLLTYDRTDEPDAEERGPEENYSRPEAPNEFYDGDHDNDKESDVEI, from the exons ATGGCCAAGACCGTGGCGTATTTCTACGACCCCGATGTGGGCAACTTCCACTATG GAGCTGGACACCCGATGAAACCCCATCGCCTGGCATTGACTCATAGCCTAGTCCTGCATTATGGTCTCTATAAGAAGATGATC GTCTTCAAGCCTTACCAGGCCTCACAGCACGACATGTGCCGCTTCCATTCTGAGGACTACATCGACTTCCTGCAGAGAGTCAGCCCCACCAATATGCAGGGTTTCACCAAGAGCCTTAATGCCTTCAACGTGGGTGATGACTG CCCAGTGTTTCCCGGGCTCTTCGAGTTCTGCTCCCGTTACACAGGCGCATCTCTGCAAGGAGCAACACAGCTAAACAACAAG ATCTGTGATATTGCCATCAACTGGGCTGGTGGTCTACATCATGCCAAGAAATTTGAG gcctctggcttctgctatgtCAATGACATAGTGATTGGTATCTTGGAGCTGCTTAA GTACCACCCTCGGGTGCTCTACATTGATATTGACATCCATCATGGTGACGGGGTTCAGGAAGCCTTCTACCTTACTGACCGGGTCATGACTGTGTCCTTCCACAAATATGGAAATTACTTCTTTCCTGGAACAG GTGACATGTATGAAGTTGGAGCGGAGAGTGGCCGCTACTATTGTCTCAATGTGCCCTTACGGGATGGCATTGATGACCAGA GTTACAAGCACCTTTTCCAGCCAGTCATCAGCCAGGTGGTGGACTTCTACCAGCCAACGTGCATCGTGCTCCAG TGTGGCGCTGACTCCCTGGGCTGTGATCGACTAGGCTGCTTCAATCTCAGCATTCGAGGACACGG AGAATGTGTTGAATATGTCAAGAGTTTCAATATCCCTCTCCTggtgctgggaggtggtggctaCACTGTCCGAAACGTTGCCCGGTGCTG GACATACGAAACATCTCTGCTGGTAGAAGAGGCCATTAGTGAGGAACTTCCCTATAGTG AGTACTTCGAGTACTTTGCCCCAGATTTCACACTCCACCCAGATGTCAGCACCCGCATCGAGAATCAGAACTCACGCCAG TATCTGGACCAGATCCGCCAGACAATCTTTGAAAACCTGAAGATGCTGAACCATGCACCGAGTGTCCAGATTCACGACGTCCCGGCAGACCTCCTGACGTACGACAGGACTGATGAGCCCGACGCTGAAGAGAGAGGCCCTGAGGAGAACTACAGCAG GCCGGAAGCACCCAATGAATTCTATGACGGAGACCATGACAATGACAAGGAAAGTGATGTGGAGATTTAG
- the Rell2 gene encoding RELT-like protein 2: MSEPQPGLEPPQHGLYMLFLLVLVFFLMGLVGFMICHVLKKKGYRCRTSRGSEPDDAQLQPPEDDDVNEDTVERIVRCIIQNEANAEALKEMLGDSEGEGTVQLSSVDATSSLQDGAPSHHHTVHLGSAAPCIHCSRSKRPPLVRQGRSKEGKGRPRPGETTVFSVGRFRVTHIEKRYGLHEHRDGSPTDRSWGSGGGQEPGSSQVAGGGQPRTGTAATDRLLPEPPPSQAAATHPVQNGRLKDAGLVPCTLEGTPGTSAELNLGPRGRGPSPGLPSQEANGQPTKLDTSGQQESLPPEAGDM; encoded by the exons ATGTCGGAACCACAGCCTGGCCTGGAGCCGCCCCAACATGGGCTGTACATGCTCTTCCTGCTTGTGCTGGTCTTCTTCCTCATGGGCCTTGTAGGCTTCATGATCTGCCACGTGCTCAAGAAGAAAGGCTACCGCTGCCGCACGTCTAGGGGCTCAGAACCTGATGATGCCCAGCTCCAGCCCC CTGAAGACGATGACGTGAATGAGGACACAGTAGAGCGGATTGTTCGCTGCATCATCCAAAATGAAG CCAATGCTGAGGCCTTGAAGGAGATGCTAGGGGACAGTGAAGGAGAAGGGACGGTGCAGCTCTCCAG TGTGGATGCCACCTCCAGCCTGCAGGACGGAGCCCCCTCCCATCATCACACAGTGCACCTTGGCTCTGCAGCTCCCTGCATCCACTGCAGCCGCAGCAAGAGGCCCCCACTTGTCCGTCAGGGTCGCTCTAAGGAAGGAAAAGGCCGCCCCAGGCCTGGAGAGACCACTGTATTCTCAGTGGGCAG ATTCCGAGTGACACACATTGAGAAGCGCTATGGCCTACATGAACACCGTGATGGTTCCCCTACAGACAGAAGCTGGGGCTCTGGTGGAGGGCAGGAACCAGGGAGTAGTCAGGTGGCTGGAGGAGGGCAGCCTAGAACAGGGACAGCTGCCACTGACAGGCTGCTCCCTGAGCCGCCACCCTCCCAGGCCGCAGCCACCCACCCAGTGCAGAATGGAAGACTCAAGGATGCCGGCCTAGTCCCTTGTACTCTTGAGGGAACCCCTGGAACCTCTGcagaactgaacttgggccctAGAGGGAGAGGCCCAAGCCCAGGGCTGCCTAGTCAAGAAGCAAATGGACAACCAACCAAACTGGACACCTCAGGTCAGCAG GAATCTCTACCACCAGAAGCAGGGGATATGTGA